A part of Capsicum annuum cultivar UCD-10X-F1 chromosome 6, UCD10Xv1.1, whole genome shotgun sequence genomic DNA contains:
- the LOC107875529 gene encoding telomere repeat-binding protein 5 isoform X1, with product MVLQKRLDYGFNGYQVPHIPRATRSARRRGINRRKADGDGTCPFDLLATVAGKLLGEEGESSPDSTGSVRGKEQGAIVKGEKVKEDEDRSLKEKSYTEGCYERGFFISELVSQAPVVNRSLSELPHVQNDTISGPASVTMSSDCAEKFPFAKQFVNGESSGQNGNISSKTEREASGCGVFSSCTLDTESDKQMKIELSNSAKVSTYKEAAISSSKFPDIWDKKPSTLVTSDESVKLSLSTYPAPCKSFPLIRNDVKLAKKDDDENSGCTQPSTPNKASGSAPRVRDQPIKKLLASKYREENLKSDDEGHANSGRKTMHVYYNRNIDYKHQRSQRDFPFKKRKVFKCGSLSNSDKEMSTDGICSSPTDDLHGIASSSSKASSGGCTAAGTSVFNGGRAILRPGDSHVKFRIKSFRVPELFVDIPENATIGSLKRTVMEAVTAILGGGLRIGLVFQGKKVRDDNKTLLQTGISHDYKLDALGFSLEPNPVQTSQPLGADCRSCVLPYETPQPLTSRCPSPGTVVHTGIQQGRSDDHTGTSLSNFLESDHDSAPSPHYAALEKISANSRALVPLTAVNAEALSVVPLRKPKRSEATQRRIRRPFSVAEVEALVQAVEKLGTGRWRDVKLRAFDNAKHRTYVDLKDKWKTLVHTARISPQQRRGEPVPQELLDRVLTAHAYWSQQQAKQQMKQPSETYLLL from the exons AGAAGGGGCATTAATAGGAGGAAAGCTGATGGCGACGGAACTTGTCCTTTTGACTTGTTAGCTACTGTAGCTGGCAAGTTACTGGGGGAGGAGGGAGAGAGCTCGCCTGATTCTACAGGTTCTGTTAGAGGGAAGGAGCAAGGTGCAATTGTGAAAGGCGAAAAGGTAAAAGAGGATGAGGATagatctctaaaagaaaaatcttatACTGAAGGCTGTTATGAACGGGGGTTCTTCATTTCTGAGCTTGTCTCACAAGCTCCAGTTGTAAATCGTTCTTTAAGCGAACTGCCACATGTTCAAAATGATACGATCTCCGGACCTGCATCTGTCACTATGAGTTCTGATTGCGCAGAGAAGTTTCCTTTTGCTAAACAATTTGTAAATGGTGAAAGCAGCGGGCAAAATGGAAACATTTCGTCGAAGACAGAACGAGAGGCATCTGGCTGTGGAGTTTTTTCCAGTTGTACATTAGACACTGAAAGTGATAAACAGATGAAAATTGAGCTGTCAAATAGTGCTAAAGTTTCTACTTATAAGGAGGCTGCAATTTCCAGTTCAAAGTTCCCTGATATTTGGGATAAGAAACCTTCAACACTTGTTACTTCAGATGAAAGTGTAAAATTATCTCTGTCTACATATCCTGCTCCTTGTAAGTCCTTTCCGTTGATACGGAATGATGTAAAGTTAGCTAAAAAAGATGATGACGAAAACTCTGGGTGCACTCAACCTAGCACCCCAAATAAGGCCTCTGGGTCAGCGCCACGAGTGCGAGATCAGCCAATTAAGAAGTTACTAGCTTCCAAATATAGAGaggaaaatctaaaatctgatgACGAGGGCCATGCCAATTCCG GTAGGAAAACAATGCATGTTTACTACAACAGAAACATTGACTACAAGCACCAAAGGTCTCAGAGggattttcctttcaagaaaagaaaGGTCTTTAAATGTGGTTCGTTGTCCAATTCTGATAAAGAGATGAGTACTGATGGAATATGTAGTTCTCCGACAGATGACTTACATGGAATTGCTTCCAGTAGTAGTAAAGCATCTTCAGGAG GCTGCACAGCCGCTGGAACGTCAGTCTTCAATGGAGGTCGTGCGATCCTCAGGCCTGGTGATTCCCATG TTAAGTTTCGAATTAAGTCCTTCCGGGTTCCTGAGCTTTTTGTTGATATTCCAGAAAATGCAACTATTGGTTCTTTAAAG AGGACAGTAATGGAAGCAGTGACTGCTATACTTGGTGGTGGACTACGCATCGGTTTGGTTTTTCAGGGTAAGAAGGTTAGAGATGATAACAAAACCTTGTTGCAGACTGGAATTTCTCATGATTATAAGCTTGATGCTCTGGGTTTTTCCCTCGAGCCCAATCCTGTTCAAACTTCCCAACCTCTTGGTGCAGACTGTCGTTCTTGTGTACTTCCTTATGAAACACCTCAACCGCTAACAAG CAGGTGCCCATCTCCTGGCACTGTGGTTCATACTGGCATTCAGCAGGGGAGATCTGATGATCATACAGGAACGAGTTTGAGTAACTTTCTTGAAAGTGATCATGATTCAGCTCCATCTCCTCATTACGCGGCATTGGAGAAAATTTCCGCAAATTCAAGAGCATTGGTTCCTCTAACTGCAGTAAATGCAGAAGCCTTGTCCGTAGTTCCATTGCGGAAACCCAAGCGGTCCGAGGCCACACAACGTCGAATCCGGAGGCCTTTTTCTGTTGCTGAAGTGGAAGCACTTGTTCAAGCTGTTGAGAAGCTTGGAACAGGAAG ATGGCGTGATGTGAAACTGCGAGCTTTTGATAATGCCAAACATAGAACTTATGTCGATTTGAAG GACAAATGGAAAACTCTGGTGCACACAGCAAGAATATCCCCTCAGCAAAGGAGGGGGGAGCCCGTGCCACAGGAGCTCTTGGACAGGGTCCTCACTGCTCACGCTTACTGGTCCCAACAGCAAGCCAAGCAACAGATGAAACAGCCATCGGAGACGTACCTTCTTCTCTAG
- the LOC107875529 gene encoding telomere repeat-binding protein 5 isoform X2 gives MVLQKRLDYGFNGYQVPHIPRATRSARRRGINRRKADGDGTCPFDLLATVAGKLLGEEGESSPDSTGSVRGKEQGAIVKGEKVKEDEDRSLKEKSYTEGCYERGFFISELVSQAPVVNRSLSELPHVQNDTISGPASVTMSSDCAEKFPFAKQFVNGESSGQNGNISSKTEREASGCGVFSSCTLDTESDKQMKIELSNSAKVSTYKEAAISSSKFPDIWDKKPSTLVTSDESVKLSLSTYPAPCKSFPLIRNDVKLAKKDDDENSGCTQPSTPNKASGSAPRVRDQPIKKLLASKYREENLKSDDEGHANSGRKTMHVYYNRNIDYKHQRSQRDFPFKKRKVFKCGSLSNSDKEMSTDGICSSPTDDLHGIASSSSKASSGGCTAAGTSVFNGGRAILRPGDSHVKFRIKSFRVPELFVDIPENATIGSLKRTVMEAVTAILGGGLRIGLVFQGKKVRDDNKTLLQTGISHDYKLDALGFSLEPNPVQTSQPLGADCRSCVLPYETPQPLTRCPSPGTVVHTGIQQGRSDDHTGTSLSNFLESDHDSAPSPHYAALEKISANSRALVPLTAVNAEALSVVPLRKPKRSEATQRRIRRPFSVAEVEALVQAVEKLGTGRWRDVKLRAFDNAKHRTYVDLKDKWKTLVHTARISPQQRRGEPVPQELLDRVLTAHAYWSQQQAKQQMKQPSETYLLL, from the exons AGAAGGGGCATTAATAGGAGGAAAGCTGATGGCGACGGAACTTGTCCTTTTGACTTGTTAGCTACTGTAGCTGGCAAGTTACTGGGGGAGGAGGGAGAGAGCTCGCCTGATTCTACAGGTTCTGTTAGAGGGAAGGAGCAAGGTGCAATTGTGAAAGGCGAAAAGGTAAAAGAGGATGAGGATagatctctaaaagaaaaatcttatACTGAAGGCTGTTATGAACGGGGGTTCTTCATTTCTGAGCTTGTCTCACAAGCTCCAGTTGTAAATCGTTCTTTAAGCGAACTGCCACATGTTCAAAATGATACGATCTCCGGACCTGCATCTGTCACTATGAGTTCTGATTGCGCAGAGAAGTTTCCTTTTGCTAAACAATTTGTAAATGGTGAAAGCAGCGGGCAAAATGGAAACATTTCGTCGAAGACAGAACGAGAGGCATCTGGCTGTGGAGTTTTTTCCAGTTGTACATTAGACACTGAAAGTGATAAACAGATGAAAATTGAGCTGTCAAATAGTGCTAAAGTTTCTACTTATAAGGAGGCTGCAATTTCCAGTTCAAAGTTCCCTGATATTTGGGATAAGAAACCTTCAACACTTGTTACTTCAGATGAAAGTGTAAAATTATCTCTGTCTACATATCCTGCTCCTTGTAAGTCCTTTCCGTTGATACGGAATGATGTAAAGTTAGCTAAAAAAGATGATGACGAAAACTCTGGGTGCACTCAACCTAGCACCCCAAATAAGGCCTCTGGGTCAGCGCCACGAGTGCGAGATCAGCCAATTAAGAAGTTACTAGCTTCCAAATATAGAGaggaaaatctaaaatctgatgACGAGGGCCATGCCAATTCCG GTAGGAAAACAATGCATGTTTACTACAACAGAAACATTGACTACAAGCACCAAAGGTCTCAGAGggattttcctttcaagaaaagaaaGGTCTTTAAATGTGGTTCGTTGTCCAATTCTGATAAAGAGATGAGTACTGATGGAATATGTAGTTCTCCGACAGATGACTTACATGGAATTGCTTCCAGTAGTAGTAAAGCATCTTCAGGAG GCTGCACAGCCGCTGGAACGTCAGTCTTCAATGGAGGTCGTGCGATCCTCAGGCCTGGTGATTCCCATG TTAAGTTTCGAATTAAGTCCTTCCGGGTTCCTGAGCTTTTTGTTGATATTCCAGAAAATGCAACTATTGGTTCTTTAAAG AGGACAGTAATGGAAGCAGTGACTGCTATACTTGGTGGTGGACTACGCATCGGTTTGGTTTTTCAGGGTAAGAAGGTTAGAGATGATAACAAAACCTTGTTGCAGACTGGAATTTCTCATGATTATAAGCTTGATGCTCTGGGTTTTTCCCTCGAGCCCAATCCTGTTCAAACTTCCCAACCTCTTGGTGCAGACTGTCGTTCTTGTGTACTTCCTTATGAAACACCTCAACCGCTAACAAG GTGCCCATCTCCTGGCACTGTGGTTCATACTGGCATTCAGCAGGGGAGATCTGATGATCATACAGGAACGAGTTTGAGTAACTTTCTTGAAAGTGATCATGATTCAGCTCCATCTCCTCATTACGCGGCATTGGAGAAAATTTCCGCAAATTCAAGAGCATTGGTTCCTCTAACTGCAGTAAATGCAGAAGCCTTGTCCGTAGTTCCATTGCGGAAACCCAAGCGGTCCGAGGCCACACAACGTCGAATCCGGAGGCCTTTTTCTGTTGCTGAAGTGGAAGCACTTGTTCAAGCTGTTGAGAAGCTTGGAACAGGAAG ATGGCGTGATGTGAAACTGCGAGCTTTTGATAATGCCAAACATAGAACTTATGTCGATTTGAAG GACAAATGGAAAACTCTGGTGCACACAGCAAGAATATCCCCTCAGCAAAGGAGGGGGGAGCCCGTGCCACAGGAGCTCTTGGACAGGGTCCTCACTGCTCACGCTTACTGGTCCCAACAGCAAGCCAAGCAACAGATGAAACAGCCATCGGAGACGTACCTTCTTCTCTAG